From a region of the Janthinobacterium sp. 61 genome:
- the ispF gene encoding 2-C-methyl-D-erythritol 2,4-cyclodiphosphate synthase: protein MNTTTPVLPFRIGQGYDCHALVENRDLIIGGVKIPHHLGLLGHSDADVLLHAITDAIFGAAALGDIGRHFPDTDAQFKGADSRTLLREAVRRVQATGYIIGNIDATIIAQRPKMAPHIGAMCANVAEDLGVAVGQVNIKAKTNEKLGYLGREEGIAAEAVALLLRA, encoded by the coding sequence ATGAACACAACGACTCCCGTACTTCCTTTCCGCATCGGCCAGGGCTATGACTGCCACGCGCTGGTGGAAAACCGCGACCTGATCATCGGCGGCGTGAAGATTCCCCATCACCTGGGCTTGCTGGGCCATTCCGATGCGGACGTGCTGCTGCACGCGATTACCGACGCCATCTTCGGCGCCGCCGCGCTGGGCGACATTGGCCGCCATTTTCCCGATACGGATGCGCAATTCAAGGGCGCCGATTCGCGCACCCTGCTGCGCGAAGCCGTGCGCCGCGTGCAAGCCACCGGTTATATCATCGGCAATATCGACGCCACCATCATCGCCCAGCGCCCGAAGATGGCGCCGCACATCGGCGCCATGTGCGCCAACGTGGCCGAAGACCTGGGCGTCGCCGTGGGTCAGGTCAACATCAAGGCCAAGACGAATGAAAAGCTGGGCTACCTGGGCCGTGAAGAAGGCATCGCGGCCGAAGCCGTGGCCTTGCTGCTGCGCGCCTGA
- the ispD gene encoding 2-C-methyl-D-erythritol 4-phosphate cytidylyltransferase: MTAAPNTVRHFALIPAAGVGARMEAGSPKQYLPIAGKPMLRHALDAFLASPLIAHTYIVVSADDGQIDGLVPDQGAGYGVTVLRCGGATRMETILNALQALHGSIDALDQVLVHDAARPGLTPALIGKLITEVGDHPAGGLLALPVVDTVKRAGPGSLSAQTVPRDHLWLAQTPQMFSYALLHRALSQAPDPHAITDDASAVEALGLAPRLVEGHPRNLKVTLPRDIHTAELYLAHP, from the coding sequence ATGACAGCAGCACCGAACACGGTCCGCCACTTTGCGCTGATCCCCGCCGCCGGCGTGGGCGCGCGCATGGAAGCGGGCAGCCCCAAACAATATTTACCCATCGCGGGCAAGCCCATGCTGCGCCACGCGCTTGACGCCTTTCTCGCCAGTCCCCTGATCGCGCACACGTACATCGTCGTCAGCGCAGACGATGGGCAGATCGATGGGCTTGTGCCAGATCAAGGCGCCGGGTACGGCGTTACCGTGTTGCGCTGCGGTGGCGCCACGCGCATGGAAACGATCTTGAATGCCTTGCAGGCCTTGCACGGCAGCATCGATGCCCTCGACCAGGTGCTGGTGCACGACGCGGCGCGACCGGGCCTGACGCCAGCGCTGATCGGCAAGCTCATCACTGAAGTGGGTGACCATCCGGCCGGTGGCTTGCTGGCCTTGCCCGTGGTCGACACCGTCAAGCGGGCAGGGCCGGGCAGCCTGTCGGCGCAGACGGTGCCGCGTGATCACCTGTGGCTGGCGCAGACGCCGCAAATGTTTTCCTATGCCTTGCTGCACCGGGCCCTGTCGCAGGCGCCCGACCCGCACGCCATCACGGACGACGCCAGCGCCGTCGAAGCCCTGGGCCTGGCGCCCAGGCTGGTCGAAGGCCATCCGCGCAATCTGAAGGTCACTTTACCGCGCGACATACACACGGCCGAGCTGTACCTGGCACATCCTTGA
- the nuoK gene encoding NADH-quinone oxidoreductase subunit NuoK has translation MTLSLTHFLVLGAILFAISIVGIFLNRKNIIVLLMAIELMLLAVNMNFIAFSHFMGDAAGQIFVFFILTVAAAESAIGLAILVVMFRNLDTINVEDLDSLKG, from the coding sequence ATGACATTATCGCTCACACATTTTCTGGTCCTGGGCGCGATCCTGTTCGCAATCTCGATCGTCGGTATTTTCCTGAATCGCAAGAACATCATCGTATTGCTGATGGCAATCGAATTGATGCTGCTGGCGGTGAATATGAATTTCATCGCGTTCTCCCATTTCATGGGCGACGCGGCCGGTCAGATCTTCGTTTTCTTCATCCTGACGGTTGCCGCCGCTGAGTCGGCTATCGGTCTGGCTATTCTGGTGGTGATGTTCCGTAATCTGGATACCATCAACGTCGAAGACCTGGACAGCCTTAAAGGCTGA
- a CDS encoding NUDIX domain-containing protein, with translation MDMNLTETKVDGELVYQGGFLRVQRDRVALPDGKITAREFVLHPGAVVILPLLDDGTVLMERQYRYPLDRVFIEFPAGKIDAGESHLACAQRELLEETGYTASDWQFVSTIHNAIAYSDEHLELFLARGLVAGERQLDEGEFLETFTATVPQLLDWVKDGTITDVKTVIGIFWLDKITSGAWQAA, from the coding sequence ATGGATATGAATTTAACTGAAACCAAGGTGGACGGCGAGCTCGTCTACCAAGGGGGCTTCTTGCGCGTGCAGCGCGACCGTGTCGCCCTGCCTGACGGCAAGATCACGGCGCGTGAATTCGTCCTGCATCCTGGCGCCGTCGTCATCCTGCCGCTGCTCGACGATGGCACGGTGCTGATGGAACGCCAGTACCGCTATCCGCTGGACCGGGTCTTCATTGAATTCCCGGCTGGCAAGATCGATGCGGGAGAATCGCACCTGGCTTGCGCCCAGCGCGAATTGCTGGAGGAAACGGGCTACACGGCCAGCGACTGGCAATTCGTCTCCACCATCCATAACGCCATCGCCTATTCCGACGAGCACCTGGAACTGTTTCTGGCGCGCGGCCTGGTGGCCGGCGAACGCCAGCTCGACGAGGGCGAATTTCTGGAAACGTTTACCGCCACGGTGCCGCAGCTGCTCGACTGGGTCAAGGATGGCACGATCACGGATGTGAAAACCGTCATCGGTATCTTCTGGCTAGACAAAATTACCAGCGGCGCCTGGCAAGCGGCTTGA
- the nuoL gene encoding NADH-quinone oxidoreductase subunit L: MAGQLLNPNLLLAVPLAPLAGAAIAGLLGTQFLGNLVGRKTSHTATILGVLIAFILSVQTLLAVMDGATFNGTIYNWMTIGTLKMEVGFQIDSLSAMMMCVVTFVSLMVHIYTIGYMKDDEGYNRFFAYISLFTFSMLMLVMANNFLQLFFGWEAVGLVSYLLIGFWYQRPTAIVANMKAFLVNRVGDFGFILGIGLLLAYAGTMNYQEVFAKKDELALLSLPGTDWALLTVACICLFIGAMGKSAQFPLHVWLPDSMEGPTPISALIHAATMVTAGIFMVSRMSPLFELSDTALSFILVIGSITALFMGFLGIIQNDIKRVVAYSTLSQLGYMTVALGSSAYSVAVFHLMTHAFFKALLFLGAGSVIIGMHHDQDIRNMGGLRKYMPITWITSLVGSLALIGTPLFSGFYSKDSIIEAVEATHIWGAGFAQFAVLAGVFVTAFYSFRMYFLVFHGKERFGQAHAHGHDDHHAPKAAHGAHGDAHDDHHEEEEDDHGHHGLEPGQKPHESPFVVWFPLVMLAIPSLLIGYLTIGPMLHGDFFKGVIFVGENHPAMEELSHEFHGAMAMAIHGLSTAPFWLALSGVVAAYYCYMVNPRVPAWFFAKFHAIHTLLDNKYYMDKFNEVVFAGGARLLGNGLWNFGDKKLIDGFVVNGSAKVVAWLSSLSRVLQTGYIYHYAFVMILGVLGFLIYFLPFWPAK; the protein is encoded by the coding sequence ATGGCGGGGCAACTCCTCAACCCTAACCTCCTTCTTGCCGTACCGCTGGCGCCGCTGGCCGGTGCCGCGATTGCAGGTTTGCTTGGCACCCAGTTCCTGGGTAATTTGGTCGGACGCAAGACGTCGCATACCGCGACGATCCTTGGCGTACTGATTGCGTTCATCCTGTCCGTGCAGACATTGCTGGCAGTGATGGATGGCGCGACATTCAATGGCACGATCTATAACTGGATGACGATCGGCACCCTGAAGATGGAAGTGGGCTTCCAGATCGATTCGCTGTCGGCGATGATGATGTGCGTGGTCACCTTCGTCTCCCTGATGGTGCACATCTACACGATCGGCTACATGAAGGACGACGAAGGCTACAACCGCTTCTTCGCCTACATCTCGCTGTTCACGTTCTCGATGCTGATGCTGGTCATGGCCAACAACTTCCTGCAACTGTTCTTCGGTTGGGAAGCCGTGGGCCTGGTCTCTTACCTGCTGATCGGCTTCTGGTACCAGCGTCCGACGGCCATCGTGGCCAACATGAAGGCTTTCCTGGTCAACCGCGTGGGCGACTTCGGCTTCATCCTGGGCATCGGCCTGCTGCTGGCTTACGCCGGCACCATGAACTACCAGGAAGTGTTCGCCAAGAAAGACGAATTGGCGCTGTTGAGCTTGCCTGGTACCGACTGGGCGCTGCTGACCGTTGCCTGCATCTGCCTGTTCATCGGCGCGATGGGCAAATCGGCGCAGTTCCCGCTGCACGTATGGCTGCCTGACTCGATGGAAGGTCCTACCCCGATCTCGGCACTGATTCACGCCGCGACGATGGTGACGGCCGGTATCTTCATGGTCTCGCGCATGTCGCCGCTGTTCGAACTATCCGACACGGCACTGTCCTTCATCCTGGTGATTGGCTCCATCACGGCGCTGTTCATGGGTTTCCTGGGCATCATCCAGAACGACATCAAGCGCGTCGTCGCTTACTCGACCCTGTCGCAACTGGGCTACATGACTGTCGCGCTGGGCTCGTCCGCGTACTCCGTGGCCGTGTTCCACCTGATGACGCACGCATTCTTCAAGGCACTGCTGTTCCTGGGCGCCGGTTCCGTCATCATCGGCATGCACCATGACCAGGACATCCGCAACATGGGCGGCCTGCGCAAGTACATGCCGATCACCTGGATCACGTCGCTGGTCGGTTCGCTGGCCCTGATCGGCACGCCGCTGTTCTCCGGTTTCTACTCGAAAGACAGCATCATCGAAGCCGTCGAAGCAACGCACATCTGGGGTGCTGGCTTTGCCCAGTTCGCCGTACTGGCTGGCGTCTTCGTTACCGCGTTCTACTCGTTCCGCATGTATTTCCTCGTCTTCCACGGCAAGGAACGTTTCGGCCAGGCGCATGCGCACGGCCATGACGACCATCACGCACCGAAAGCGGCCCATGGCGCGCACGGCGATGCACATGATGACCATCACGAAGAGGAAGAGGATGACCACGGCCACCACGGTCTGGAACCTGGCCAGAAGCCGCATGAATCCCCATTCGTCGTATGGTTCCCGCTGGTGATGCTGGCGATCCCGTCGCTGCTGATCGGTTACCTGACTATCGGCCCGATGCTGCATGGCGATTTCTTCAAGGGCGTGATTTTTGTTGGCGAAAACCATCCAGCAATGGAAGAGTTGTCGCATGAATTCCACGGCGCGATGGCGATGGCGATCCACGGCCTGTCGACGGCTCCGTTCTGGCTGGCATTGTCCGGCGTGGTGGCAGCCTACTACTGCTACATGGTCAACCCGCGTGTACCGGCCTGGTTCTTTGCCAAGTTCCACGCGATCCACACCCTGCTGGACAACAAGTACTACATGGACAAGTTCAATGAAGTCGTGTTCGCCGGCGGTGCCCGCTTGCTGGGTAATGGCCTGTGGAACTTCGGTGACAAGAAGCTGATCGACGGTTTCGTCGTCAATGGCAGCGCCAAGGTTGTCGCCTGGCTGTCCTCGCTGTCGCGAGTGTTGCAGACCGGCTACATCTATCACTATGCATTCGTGATGATCCTGGGCGTGCTGGGCTTCCTGATCTATTTCCTGCCATTCTGGCCCGCTAAGTAA
- a CDS encoding NADH-quinone oxidoreductase subunit M, translating into MMQSTISTLPPYLSLSIWVPIICGVLVLALGRDSKAGFTRWLSLAGAVLSMLCTLPLIQHFDNAAHGMQFVEKAPWIATFNIWYSLGIDGLSLWFIPLTAFITVIVVISAWQVIEKRIAQYMGAFLILSGLMIGVFCALDGLLFYFFFEATLIPMFIIIGIWGGSNRVYASFKFFLYTFFGSLLTLVAIIYLRNVTGSFDILAWHAFKLTMNEQIFIFLAFLMAFAVKVPMFPVHTWLPDVHVEAPTGGSAVLAAIMLKLGAYGFLRFSLPITPDASHYLSGFMIALSLIAVIYIGLVALVQTDMKKLVAYSSIAHMGFVTLGFFMFNDISVQGGIVQMVSHGFISGAMFLCIGVLYDRMHTRNIADYGGVVNRMPKFAAFFVLFSMANCGLPATSGFVGEFMVILGAVKYNFWIGLLAATALIWGAAYSLWMAKRVVFGKIKNKHVAELTDINKREFFMLAVLAIAVLVMGLYPAPFTDTMQTSVADLLQHVAISKLP; encoded by the coding sequence ATGATGCAGTCTACGATTTCTACACTACCTCCTTACCTGAGTCTGTCGATCTGGGTGCCGATCATTTGCGGCGTCCTGGTCCTGGCTCTCGGCCGTGACAGCAAAGCGGGCTTTACCCGCTGGCTGTCGCTGGCTGGCGCGGTGCTCAGCATGCTGTGCACCTTGCCGCTGATCCAGCATTTCGACAACGCCGCACACGGCATGCAATTCGTCGAAAAAGCACCGTGGATAGCCACCTTCAATATCTGGTACTCGCTGGGTATCGACGGCCTGTCGCTGTGGTTCATTCCACTGACGGCCTTCATCACGGTCATCGTCGTCATTTCGGCCTGGCAAGTGATCGAGAAGCGCATCGCCCAGTACATGGGTGCCTTTTTGATCCTGTCGGGCCTGATGATCGGCGTGTTCTGCGCGCTGGACGGCTTGCTGTTCTACTTCTTCTTTGAAGCAACCCTGATCCCGATGTTCATCATCATCGGTATCTGGGGTGGTTCGAACCGCGTGTACGCGTCGTTCAAGTTCTTCCTGTACACCTTCTTCGGTTCGCTGCTGACCCTGGTTGCCATCATCTACCTGCGCAATGTGACGGGTAGCTTCGACATCCTGGCCTGGCATGCATTCAAGCTGACGATGAACGAACAGATCTTCATCTTCCTGGCCTTCCTGATGGCCTTCGCGGTGAAAGTGCCGATGTTCCCCGTTCACACGTGGTTGCCGGACGTCCACGTGGAAGCGCCTACCGGTGGTTCCGCCGTGCTGGCCGCCATCATGCTGAAACTGGGCGCCTACGGCTTCCTGCGTTTCTCGCTGCCGATCACGCCGGACGCCAGCCACTACCTGTCGGGCTTCATGATCGCCTTGTCGCTGATCGCCGTCATCTATATCGGTCTGGTTGCCCTGGTGCAAACCGACATGAAAAAACTGGTCGCCTATTCGTCGATCGCGCACATGGGTTTTGTCACCCTGGGCTTCTTCATGTTCAACGACATCTCGGTGCAGGGCGGTATCGTGCAGATGGTCTCGCACGGCTTCATCTCCGGCGCGATGTTCCTGTGCATCGGCGTGCTGTATGACCGCATGCATACCCGCAACATCGCCGACTACGGCGGCGTCGTAAACCGCATGCCGAAATTTGCCGCCTTCTTCGTGCTGTTCTCGATGGCCAACTGCGGCTTGCCAGCGACTTCCGGCTTCGTCGGCGAGTTCATGGTGATCCTGGGCGCGGTGAAATACAACTTCTGGATTGGTCTGCTGGCTGCAACGGCACTGATCTGGGGCGCGGCGTACTCGCTGTGGATGGCCAAGCGCGTGGTGTTCGGCAAGATCAAGAACAAGCATGTGGCCGAATTGACCGACATTAACAAGCGTGAATTCTTCATGCTTGCTGTGCTGGCCATCGCCGTGCTCGTGATGGGTCTGTACCCAGCCCCGTTCACCGACACGATGCAAACTTCGGTTGCCGACCTGTTGCAGCATGTCGCCATCAGCAAGTTGCCTTAA
- the nuoN gene encoding NADH-quinone oxidoreductase subunit NuoN: MTNAPNLVPLYAEIFLLIATSALLLIDMFLPAAKRSITYALSLLTLAGCALLTVGDFNAGTTVYTFHNMFVSDPMSQLLKLFSYGAVALTLIYSRAYATDRSMLSGNLGGEFYVLALFALLGQMIMISANNFLIIYLGLELMSLSLYALIALRRDNAKATEAAMKYFILGALASGFMLYGISMLYGASGTLDLGELRVALENGKTNGTIMVFGLVFLVAGLAFKLGVVPFHMWVPDVYQGSPTAVTLLLGGAPKLAAFAITLRLLGEGLLPMAHDWQQMLLVLAVMSLAIGNFTAIAQTNLKRMLAYSTIAQMGFVLLGLLSGTVDAPNNTLNAAGAATAYGASMYYVITYVFTTLGTFGVIMLLARNGFEAEELADFKGLGKRSPIFALVMTLFMFSLAGVPPLMGFMAKYSVLASVLATGQLWLTIAAVLFSLIGAFYYLRVVKMMWFDEPTDTNALVVHGDMRVVLALNGVFVLALGVMPNSILAACATAITKTLAS, translated from the coding sequence ATGACTAATGCACCTAATCTGGTACCGCTGTACGCGGAAATCTTTCTGCTGATCGCCACGTCGGCGCTCTTGCTGATCGATATGTTCTTGCCTGCGGCGAAGCGATCGATCACCTATGCGCTGTCGCTGCTGACTTTGGCAGGCTGCGCCTTGCTGACCGTGGGCGACTTCAACGCGGGCACCACCGTCTACACGTTCCACAACATGTTCGTGTCGGACCCGATGTCGCAGCTGTTGAAACTGTTCTCGTACGGCGCCGTGGCGCTGACCCTGATCTACTCGCGTGCCTATGCCACCGACCGCAGCATGCTGTCGGGTAACCTGGGCGGCGAGTTCTACGTGCTGGCCCTGTTTGCACTGCTGGGCCAGATGATCATGATCTCGGCCAACAACTTCCTGATCATCTACCTGGGTCTGGAACTGATGTCGCTGTCGCTGTACGCGCTGATCGCCTTGCGCCGTGATAATGCCAAGGCCACGGAAGCGGCCATGAAATACTTCATCCTGGGCGCGCTGGCTTCCGGTTTCATGTTGTACGGTATCTCCATGCTGTACGGTGCCTCCGGCACGCTGGACCTGGGTGAACTGCGCGTGGCGCTGGAAAACGGCAAGACCAACGGCACCATCATGGTCTTCGGCCTGGTCTTCCTGGTAGCCGGCCTGGCCTTCAAACTGGGCGTCGTGCCATTCCACATGTGGGTGCCTGACGTGTATCAAGGTTCGCCGACAGCCGTGACCCTGCTGCTGGGCGGCGCGCCGAAACTGGCCGCGTTCGCCATCACCCTGCGTTTGCTGGGCGAGGGCTTGCTGCCGATGGCGCATGACTGGCAGCAAATGCTGCTGGTACTGGCCGTGATGTCGCTGGCAATCGGTAACTTCACCGCTATCGCGCAAACCAATTTGAAGCGCATGCTGGCGTATTCGACCATCGCGCAAATGGGCTTCGTTCTCCTGGGTCTGCTGTCCGGCACCGTCGATGCGCCGAACAACACCCTGAACGCGGCTGGCGCGGCCACCGCCTACGGCGCCTCGATGTACTACGTCATCACCTACGTGTTCACCACCCTGGGTACCTTTGGCGTGATCATGTTGCTGGCACGTAATGGTTTCGAAGCAGAAGAACTGGCCGACTTCAAGGGCCTGGGCAAACGCAGCCCGATTTTCGCGCTGGTGATGACCCTGTTCATGTTCTCGCTGGCCGGCGTGCCGCCGCTGATGGGCTTCATGGCCAAGTACTCGGTGCTGGCCTCCGTGCTGGCTACCGGCCAGCTGTGGCTGACCATCGCTGCCGTGCTGTTCTCGCTGATCGGCGCCTTCTACTACCTGCGCGTCGTGAAAATGATGTGGTTCGATGAGCCGACGGACACCAACGCGCTGGTCGTGCATGGCGACATGCGCGTCGTGCTGGCCCTGAACGGCGTGTTCGTCCTGGCCCTCGGTGTGATGCCTAACAGCATCCTGGCTGCCTGCGCGACAGCCATCACCAAGACCCTGGCGTCCTGA
- a CDS encoding DUF2818 family protein has translation MDVTASSWLVIALGILGANLPFLNEKLFAAVPLKKAAQAEDGKGWRKPLALRLLEMVILYFIVGAVAFALEARIGNGFPQTWEFYAITGCLFLVLAFPGFVTRYLRKRR, from the coding sequence ATGGATGTCACCGCCTCGAGCTGGCTGGTGATCGCCCTGGGCATCCTGGGCGCCAACCTGCCATTCTTGAACGAGAAACTGTTTGCCGCCGTGCCCCTGAAAAAGGCGGCGCAGGCAGAGGACGGCAAAGGCTGGCGCAAGCCGCTGGCGCTGCGCCTGCTGGAGATGGTGATTCTGTACTTCATCGTCGGCGCCGTGGCGTTCGCGCTCGAAGCGCGCATCGGCAACGGCTTCCCGCAGACGTGGGAGTTTTACGCCATCACCGGATGCCTGTTCCTGGTGCTGGCCTTTCCCGGCTTCGTAACACGCTATCTGCGCAAACGTCGCTAG